Proteins found in one Mytilus edulis chromosome 2, xbMytEdul2.2, whole genome shotgun sequence genomic segment:
- the LOC139513217 gene encoding uncharacterized protein, giving the protein NIIIFLECSKAIIIDGHMKGTRSVCAARGVKTLESEELGTVEMSCTKMPCKGSLYCHDHKSLQMENHKASVAKEFDNEEDSTECRTLKAKCPLKKCKTAGICASVYNCGIINGMTELCGCESLTQVYMFLVWLTKELLHFPNLLAYDDACHLKKFIINPVRINKSQYSQFLATLRIVVDKMHFANHVDKWCRRNVNPYTDDQFNNINTEACEQTFQFVAKYKYTTKHMSHGKYNLFMLKLSEMFNMDRLVRNRKKSKC; this is encoded by the exons aacattattatatttttagaatgCAGTAAAGCTATAATTATAGACGGTCATATGAAAGGGACAAGATCGGTTTGTGCTGCAAGAGGAGTAAAAACTTTAGAATCAGAAGAGCTAGGAACAGTGGAAATGAGTTGTACAAAAATGCCCTGTAAAGGATCTTTGTATTGTCACGACCACAAAAGTTTACAAATGGAAAACCATAAAGCTTCG GTTGCCAAAGAGTTTGACAATGAAGAAGATAGTACAGAATGCAGAACTTTAAAGGCCAAATGtcctttaaaaaagtgtaaaaccGCCGGAATTTGTGCCTCCGTATATAATTGTGGAATAATTAATGGAATGACAGAATTGTGTGGATGTGAATCGTTAACTCAAGTTTACATGTTTTTAGTTTGGTTAACAAAGGAATTATTACATTTCCCAAACTTGTTAGCATATGATGATGCCTGTCATTTGAAAAAGTTCATTATCAATCCAGTTAGAATAAATAAAAGTCAGTATTCGCAATTTCTGGCTACCTTAAGAATAGTGGTGGATAAAATGCATTTCGCCAACCATGTTGACAAGTGGTGTCGACGTAATGTGAACCCGTACACAGATGACCAATTCAACAACATAAACACAGAAGCGTGTGAACAAACCTTTCAATTCGTGgcaaaatataaatataccaCTAAACATATGTCACAtggaaaatataatttgttcatgTTAAAACTGTCTGAAATGTTTAATATGGACCGACTTGTTAGAAACAGAAAAAAGTCAAAGTGTTAG
- the LOC139513219 gene encoding esterase OVCA2-like, giving the protein MSNEQPLKILCIHGYRQNGKVFRERTGAFRKIIKKHADLVFITAPNRVPPLETDGGAADSTVDIDARGWWFSRSEDNYYNPLDYTDSSKGFEDSLQCIIQTFEEQGPFDGILAFSQGAAFLSLLCSIQQKETDSPIKFDFAIFVSGFKSRQKEHAKFYDITIEIPTLHVFGETDKVIAKEMSEDLLQCYKEPMVLQHTGGHFIPAASAQKKKYLEFLDLMIARKK; this is encoded by the exons ATGTCAAATGAACAGCCTTTGAAG ATTTTGTGCATACATGGTTACAG GCAAAATGGAAAAGTTTTTAGGGAGAGGACTGGAGCTTTcaggaaaataataaagaagCATGCTGATCTTG TTTTCATCACAGCTCCAAACAGAGTACCTCCATTAGAAACAGATGGTGGGGCTGCTGACAGCACCGTAG aTATAGATGCAAGAGGTTGGTGGTTTTCCAGGAGTGAAGACAATTATTACAATCCTCTAGATTATACAGACAGTTCCAAAGGCTTTGAAGACTCATTACAGTGTATAATACAGACATTTGAAGAGCAG GGACCATTTGATGGAATATTAGCTTTTAGTCAGGGAGCTGCCTTTCTGTCACTTTTATGTAGCATACAGCAAAAAGAAACAG ATTCTCCTatcaaatttgattttgccatatttGTGTCTGGTTTTAAGAGTCGACAAAAAGAGCATGCCAAGTTTTATGACATCACTATAGAAATTCCTACCTTGCATGTATTTGGTGAAACAGATAAAGTGATTGCAAAAG AGATGAGTGAAGATTTACTACAGTGCTATAAAGAACCAATGGTACTACAGCATACAGGTGGACATTTTATACCAGCTGCATCagctcagaaaaaaaaatatctggagTTTTTAGACTTGATGATTgcaaggaaaaaataa
- the LOC139513218 gene encoding ankyrin-3-like: MEYLGGDAFSSCLSCINTCFQESKVWVNLAFVWCQQLDYAYLIKEYHRHILLTVFLLTVCIVFYKRNKSGKKNKENECELNPIKMNWNVYDLAKSAYEPGHTEAVISLVEKYEYDVNYVMPSGGLSLFLCSCLSGDRKLIKYMISKGAVMNIHTRDGDSPIYLSTFGILNSPYVDPDVLTDLSQAGCCVNTQNIKGYTPLHRAAAKGNTDVIRHLLKLGADRYLPTRSGIYPMDSAINAGHLEAAELLKIKLENPHVWEVVDPHTPPRIKLGLQSPIRKHLIESSRVHRPFQNVFTF, encoded by the exons ATGGAATATCTTGGTGGAGATGCCTTTAGTTCTTGTTTATCATGTATTAACACCTGTTTTCAAG agtCAAAAGTTTGGGTGAATTTGGCATTTGTATGGTGTCAGCAGTTAGATTATGCCTATTTGATTAAAGAATATCACAGGCATATACTGCTGACTGTGTTCTTGCTTACAGTGTGTATTGTCTTCTACAAAAGAAACAAGTCAG GTAAGAAAAATAAGGAGAATGAATGTGAGCTGAATCCCATAAAGATGAATTGGAATGTATATGATCTGGCCAAG TCTGCCTATGAGCCAGGCCATACAGAAGCAGTAATTTCATTGgtagaaaaatatgaatatgATGTTAACTATGTGATGCCATCAGGAGGACTTTCATTATTTTTG TGTTCTTGTTTAAGTGGTGATAGGAAGCTGATAAAGTATATGATTTCAAAag GTGCAGTGATGAACATTCACACTAGGGATGGAGACTCTCCAATATATTTATCTACATTTGGAATTTTGAATTCTCCCTATGTTGATCCTGATGTTCTCACAGATTTAAGTCAAGCAG GATGTTGTGTTAATACTCAGAACATAAAAGGTTATACTCCACTTCATAGGGCTGCAGCAAAAGGCAACACAGATGTCATTAGACACTTACTGAAGCTAG gagCAGACAGATACTTACCGACAAGATCAGGCATCTATCCAATGGACAGTGCTATAAATGCAG GCCATTTAGAGGCTGCAGAATTATTAAAGATAAAACTGGAAAATCCACATGTTTGGGAAGTGGTGGATCCACACACACCACCAAGAATTAAACTAGGCCTACAAAGTCCAATTAGAAAACATCTTATAGAATCCTCAAGAGTACATAGACCATTTCAAAATGTATTTACGTTCTAG